The region GCGATCAACGAGGTTTGTTCCGCAGGTTTTGCAACGACGGTATTACCTGCGACTAATGCCGCGGCAACTTGACCTAAGAAAATAGCTAATGGAAAATTCCACGGACTGATACACACAAATACACCACGACCTTGGCGTGCAATTTGATGTGACACGTCATCAAAACCGACAATGGTTTCAGGCGTTGTAAAATTTAGCTTGGCTTGAACGGCATAGTAACGACAAAAATCGACCGCTTCACGCACTTCATCAATGCTGTCATGAATGGTTTTACCCGCTTCTTTATGACATAAAGCGACCAACTCTGGCATGTTCTCTTCAAGTTTATTCGCCAATAAGTCTAAATACTCTGCACGTTCTGATACTGGCGTACTCTGCCATGTTGGAAAGAAATCATGAGCAATAGTCAATGCGTCTGATACTTGCTCTTTAGAGCTCCATACTAATGATCCAACACCATTGCTTCTGTCATATGGCGACGAAATCTTGTGTAAGTCAGCAGAGCCATCCTTGATCATGCTTTCGTAATAACGGCTATTGTTAACGATTGGACCACCTTGCCAATACGTAGTCATCTGCTCTTTAACCAATGCTTCAAACGGCTGTGCTTCACTCTCTACATCAAAGTTAATACTGTATGAGTTTTTACGATCAGAAAATATCTGTGGCGGTAATGGGATCAATTGATTATCTAGAGATGGACACGCTAATAATGTATCAACCGGGTGCTCTGTTAAACTTTCGATTGGGCAGTTTGCATCAACTAAACGGTGAACAAACGAGCTGTTTGCCCCATTCTCAAGTAAACGGCGAACTAAATAAGGCAATAGATCCTTATGGCTGCCAACAGGTGCATAAATTCGAACACTGCGCTTAAACATATCCATTGCGTGATCGTATAATGCATCTCCCATTCCATGTAGACGCTGAAACTCAAACTCATCATGAGTAGCCATTGACGAAATAGCAGCAACCGTATGGGCATTATGGCTAGCAAATTGTGGGAAAATATTACCTTTCACATGCTCACTTAATAGGTAACGTGCACACGCTAAATAAGAAACATCTGTCGCTTCTTTTCGAGTAAACACAGGATAACGAGCAAAGCCAAGTTGCTGAGATATTTTAAGTTCGGTATCCCAATAAGCGCCCTTCACTAAACGAAGCGGGATCATATCACCCTGCTCTTTTGCTAACGCCGTTAACCAGACTAATACTGGCAGTGCACGTTTAGAATACGCCTGAACAACGATGCCAAATTTACCCCATCCTTTAACAATGTCACTGCGATACAATTTCTCAAATAACATTAAAGACAGCTCTAAACGATCGGCTTCTTCAGCATCAATGGTAATACCAACATCAAGCTCACGAGCACGTTCTAGTAACTTAAGTACTGAATCACACATTTCACCCATAACACGGGCTTTGTTCGCCATTTCATAACGAGGATGTAGTGCTGATAATTTAATTGATACGGTTGGATCAGGAGAGCCCGCAATCGTTGTAGCTCTACCGACACTTTCGATTGCGACAATGTAGTCTTTGAAATATTTATGCGCATCAGATTGTGTTAATGCAGCTTCACCTAGCATGTCAAATGAATAGGTATAACCCTTTTCGCGCATTGGCTTGCCTTTCTTTTGCGCTTCTTCAATCGTTCTGCCCAACACAAATTGATGGCCCATGATCTTCATGGCTTGGTTCATTGCTTGACGAATAACAGGTTCTGAAAACTTATTCACTAAACGGCTAATAGCGTTAGAGGGAGCACCATCAGTTTTTACATCCATACTAACCACTTTACCAGTCAGCAATAGCCCCCAGGTAGAAGCGTTAACGAACGTTGAGTCTGAATTTTTTAAATGAGATTTCCAATCGGCTACGCTTAATTTGTCACGAATAAGTGCATCTGCTGTTGCTGAATCAGGAATACGCATTAACGCTTCAGCAAGACACATTAATAAAATGCCTTCTTTTGTGTCTAAGCTGTACTCTAGCAATAGCGCATCAATCATCTGTACGGCTTGCTTATCATTACGGACACGTTGAATAAGCTCACCAGCCTGATCTCTCATCATGTTGGCTTCTTGCTCACTCGGCTGCGCTAATGGGATAAGCTCTTTTAACCATTGAGCTTCATCGACCATATAAAGAGGGGAAATTATTGACCATAAGGAAGTTAATGGCTGATCAACAATGGATGACACCAATACATCTTTCGCTTGAAACATATCTGTTCCTCTTATTAATCTGTTCGTTAGTAAGGCTAATTGCGAAAGAGTCTATTTTCTATTTACTTAAATTACTTGTCAAAACCTACGATTTAATTGTTAAATCGTCCATACGGTTACAAAATGAGAACAAAAGCGGTAAATTTTAATTACGAATAAAGTGTAAATGACGATATTTACTTGGTGAGATCCCTTTATATTTCACAAAAGCATGACTAAACGCGCTCTGGTTCGCGAATCCTGTTTGTTGAGCAATTTCTCCGATACTCAATAGACTTTGATTCAGTAGCTTTTTGGCAAAATCTAGCCGCTTTACGATAATATATTGATGTGGGGTAGTTCCAAATTCTTGCTTAAAAATGGCATAAAATTGACTCTCCCCTAGAAAAACAGTGCTTGCCAATTGAGAAACCGTGATCTTGCTTCCAATGTGCTGCGTTATAAAATTGTCAATCACATCAGAATTTAGTCGTTGAACTTTTTTTTCTGAATTTTCATCAATTAAATGACGGTGGAGCAAGGAAATTATCGTGTCACTGCAGGCTTTATTTAAAAGGTGATCATTAACACTTGCTTGAATCTCACAGACCAATAATTGAATCAAATTCTGGATCTGACCATCTAATTGATAATACCCAGGCTGACTAAACAATTCATTGACCCTCGAAGCTAGCTCACGATCTTCAAAAAACTGAGGAAAATTAAGTACTAAGACTTCAGCTTGATGCAAACTAGAAAAGGCATGTTCTTGGTAAGCAGGTATTATTCCTACTTTAGCTGCGTAAATCAAACTGCTTTTTCCATTGATTTCAAACTCAGCTTGGCCTTTTAAACCTATCACTAATTGATGGTATTCATGTGAATGAAGATCTCTCTCTTCGGGCAGCATGATAATTTGTGCGGGTGAAATCCATTGCATACTCATTACTCTCCTTCTTCATTCGTCAATCAACTATATAACCCTGACACCTGCGAAAGCATGATCATGATGAATGATAATACTGTTGATGTAAAACCAACCAATGATTTCAGTAAATTAATATAAAACACATTAATAAACAATCAATTAGAATATATGTTCTAATCAACCTTTCTAATACAGAAATCACAGCCTTGATCATTATCTCAAAACTCTAAAAGAATGAGCAAGAAAATCAAAATTTACATAGACTTACACCCTATAAATTTGGTATAAAAATTGCTTGGATTTTATGGTGTCAAAATAATAGATACTAATCTACATAGGCTACTTTGTAAGTACCCTTTGTAGATCAGTATCAATATACTATTAACCCTTGTATGGATACGGCTTTCAATAACGTTAAGTTAAATGCCTATCATCGTATACTTAATTAATGGTTAATTTAAACGAATTTAAGATAAAAAATCATGTTATGTCTAATATAAAAAGCAGAATTATTATGAATCGTAAAGGACTACCCGCTCTAGCACTACTGTTATCGCCGGCACTTTTTACCTCTATTGCGCTTGCTAATACCGACGCACCACCAGCCCCTCAGGCTGTTGATTCCGTAGCTTCAATTGATACTAAATTGACTCATAAACGCAATGAAGTAAAACAACTTGAAAGTACGGTTATTAATGACCAAAATCGTCTAAGAGAACTACGTAACCAAAACTCGACTTTAGATGAGAAAGCACAACAATTAGATGCAAAACGTAAGCTAGCTCAGCGTAATCTAGATGAGCAGTATAACCGTATGATCGATGATCCAGATCTGGACATTACTCCTTTCCAAAAACAATACCAAGATTCTTGGAAAGCTGTAAAAGAAAACCAAATTGCTAAACTAGCTATTCAACAAGATATTCAAGAACAAACCCGTGTATTAAAAACGAGTAGTTCTAAAAAACAACGAGCTTTAGATGAACTTGAAATTCTAGGTGAATCTCGTCAAGAAGCGCGCGTTCTTCGTTTACAAGAAGAATTGATTGCTCAAGATACTTTAGATGTTGTTCATACCATTACTTGTAAAATGTCGATGACATTAAGTGCTTGTTCAAGCCAAGGTAAAACATTGAGCATGCAAAAAGCAGTAAATAATTTTCAGCAACAATTGATCAATGGTTTCACAGAGTCTGATTCAGTGAAACAACACATTGATAATGTATCATTAAATATTCACGTATTAGACAGTGCTATTCTTGATAGTGGCTTTAATGGTAGTAATCGCTACACAACAAAACTACAAGCATCGTTACGTGCTCGTCCAAACTCAACAGCAGCATGTCAAATGCTGGGATTAGAAAACCGTTACTGTATTGAGCAGAGTACAGCCCAAACATCTAATGACAAAATCAAGAAAGAAAAGAAATGGGTTGGTATTACCATTCGTTCAAACCGTCATGAAGATAACGTAACCGTCAATGGCGTAAATTACGGCAGCACACCTGTAGATGTCATGCTACCAGCTGGTCAACATCAAGTTACCGTTGAAAAAGCAGGCTTTGAACCGTATAGCCGTCAAATGTCATTAACCAAAGATATGACAGTTTGGGCCGAGTTAAAAGATCAAGAAAACCGCCCAAAACCAGGGAAGAAGTTTGCTGACCGTTTAAGTAATAATCAACAAGCTCCACAAATGGTTGTCATTGGTTCTGGTAATTATCACATTGGTAAAAATGCTAAGCAAAATATCAGCATCTCAAAAGCCTACTCTATCGCTGCTACTCCTGTAACAGTAAATCAGTTTGATGCGTTTGTTGCTAGCTCTGGTTACATCACTGAAGCAGAAAAAGGTGCAGGTTGTAATGCTATCAATGGTGGTGAAACTAAACGTCACCAAAACCAAAACTGGCGTAAACCTGGTTTTGAACAGTCAAAAAATGCACCTGCAGTATGTATCTCTAAAAAAGATGCAGAAACATACGCTCAATGGCTAACAAAACAAACTGGCTTTAAATACACACTGCCTTCTGAAGCACAGTGGGAAGTTGCAGCACGAGCGGGTAGCAAAGCAGCTTACTGGTGGGGATCTGACATTGGTTCAGGTAACGCTAATACAGGTTGGGGCGGCTCGTCTTGGGCAAACAAATCAACATCTCCTGTAGGCAGCTTTGGCGCAAACCCTTACGGTATCTATGATACTGCAGGTAACGTTTGGGAATGGACAAATACTAAGTCAGGTGTTGTTCGTGGCGGCGCATGGAGCTTTGCACCAACAAAAGCAAAAGTGTATGAGTCTCTAGAACTTAATCCATCAACAAGCGCTAACTACACTGGTTTCCGTGTGGTTCGTTCTTTGTAATTAACGCATACTTTATCCCTAAGTTCATAAATAACAAAAACCGCTGACATCAGCGGTTTTTTTATGTTCAAATAACCTTAATTAACCGTTCTAGGTAAACTTAATGCAAGAATCTTTAGATATCAGTTGGGCATTGATGGGGCTATTTAGCCTTACTCTCATTATTCCCTTTACCATTAATCGCATTTACCAATTGGATCTCGCTAAAGAGATCGGTATTAGTGTGTTTCGTATGGTGGCACAACTGGCTTTTATTGGTTTATATCTTGAGTTTGTTTTCCAACTAAATAATCCACTACTGAATACCCTTTGGATTATTTTAATGATAGGGATTGGATCTAGCTCTATCATTTCTAAAGCCAAACTCCCTAGAAAGCAATTACTGCTTCCAGTTGCAACTGGTTTATTGGTTGGACTATCACCGTTAGTTATTTTACTCAGCTCTGTGATTATTCAACCAACCCCACTATATAGTGCTCAGTATGTGATCCCTTTAGCCGGAATGCTGCTAGGTAATAGTTTGAGTGGAAATATCGTTGCATTGCAAAACTTATTCACCGCATTTAAAGAGCGTGAAAGTGAATATCACGCAGCTATCGCTCTTGGCGCATCTCCTCACTATGCTACTCTTCCTTTTGTTCGTGCTGCGATGCAAAAAGCGTTTGCTCCGATCATGGCGTCAATGGCCACTACTGGATTAGTTACGCTACCCGGCATGATGACAGGTCAAATTTTAGGCGGGGTAAACCCAATGGTTGCCATCAAATATCAATTACTTATTTTAATCGCCATTTTTGTTATGCTGACAATATCAGTCACCATCACGTTACAACTGACCCTCAAACATAATATTTCTAAAGAAGGGAAAGTATTGGTACGTTTTCTAGATCAATGATCTAATAAAAATCAAATAAAGGAGCCTTCTAAAATGGAATATACAACACTCGGTAGCAGCAATGTGTCTGTTTCTCGTATCTGCCTTGGTAGCATGACGTGGGGACAACAAAACTCTCAAGAAGACGCGAATCAACAGATCGAATACGCGCTTAGCCAAGGTATCAACTTCATCGATACCGCTGAGATGTACGCGGTTCCACCTTCCCCAGAAACCTACGGTAAAACAGAAACCATCATTGGTAATTGGCTTGCCGAAAATCCAGAACGCCGTAAAGAAATTGTACTAGCAACTAAAATTGCAGGCCCTGGTTTACCTTGGGTTCGCAACGCAGGCGCAATTACTGGTGAAGCCGTTATTGCCGCGGTAGATTCCTCACTTGCGCGTTTACAAACCGATTATATTGATCTATACCAACTGCATTGGCCTAATCGTACTTCTCCCCATTTTGGTAAGCATTTTCCGAATCAATTCAAATTCAGTGATTTTGATGCAAAAAAAGAAGAAGCCGATATGCTTGAGATCTTACAAGCACTAAACGAATGTATTAAGGCTGGTAAAATTCGTCATATTGGATTATCTGATGACACGCCATGGGGCATTAATACTTACCTTAAATTGAGTGCTAAATACGATTTACCACGTATGGTTTCCATTCAAAACGAGTTCAGTTTGTTACACGCGAAAGATTGGCCGTACTTGATTGAAAATTGTATCCATGAAGACGTTGCCTATTTGCCTTGGTCTCCATTAGCGGGAGGTATGTTAAGTGGTAAATATCTTGATGGCAAAATGCCAGAAGGCAGCCGTTGGACGTTCTCACAACGTAATGGGATCTTCCGTGATACGCCAGCGGCAAACGAAGCGGTCAAGGCTTATATGGAGGTTGCAGAAAAACACGGTTACACACCTTGTCAGCTTGCATTAGCATGGTGTGACCAAGTAGATGGCGTGACATCAACTATTATTGGCGCAACGTCTCTAGAGCAGTTAAAAGAAGACATTGAAGCGTTTTCTAAACCATTAAGTGAAGAAGCTTTAGCCGATATTAATGTGGTCTTTAGAAAGTTCCCAATGCCGTTTTAATCATACATTGTAGATAAAAAAAATAGCGCAACCTCTTCATGGTGCGCTATTTTTTTGTCATTTTCACAGCTATTTAATCGGCTATTATTTAGCTTCTAACGATAACAATACGCTGCTTGTGTCTTGTTCGATATCAAATCGACTGTCTAATAAGAACACGCGTGATGCATCCACTTTTACGACATCCACTAGGTACGCTTTCACCGCTTGTGCGCGTTGTTGAGCCAAGTGACCTAATTCACCTTTCGCGACTTCTTGCTTATTAAGTGTCAAATTATACAGTACAATGTGCCAGCGCTGAGTTAACGCTTCATCGGTTAACTCTGTCCCTTTTTCTGCTTGTTCTTGCTCAATTCTGTCTTTCACATCATTAGCATCTTGCCCTGATTCTGTTTCATACAATGCCTTTAATGCATTCGATAAAGGCCCAGATGTTGGTATGGTGGTGGCGCTTAAATTTGCAGGTAACTCAGCCACTGTCATTTGCGCTGTCTCTGCTAATTTCTCATTAAATTGCACAAGCGCTAACGCTTTACTGTCTTCTGCTGCATTCACTGCACCATCAACGGTTAGCTTCAGTTTAGGGCGAGTTTCTAATGCCGTACCGAGTGTTTGCAACTTCTCTTGCTCTTCAGCCGTTAATGTATTCGCGCCAAACTCAAAGGCGATAATATTTAACTCTTCATCAGAACCGGCAAGGCCAGCAATGAACGAAAATGGGGCTGTCACGGCTTTAGTGATGATATTAGTAATCGTGTCCCAAATCACCGCCCCCAATCCAAATTCAGGGTCATTCACATCACCAGAAACTTCAACGCCTAAATCAATCACCCCATTATTATCTTGCAGCAAAGCGATAGCCAGCTCTAACGGTAGTGAGGTCGCGATATCACTATCACTGGCTTTACCTAATTGTAATTGGTCGATAATAACGTGGTTCGATCCCTTTAATTGGTTGTTTTCTAATTGATAATTAAGCGCTAACGTTAACTGTCCTTTATCAATGTAATGTCCAGCATACGTACCTGAATAAGGATTTACCGTGGTTAGTTCGACACTTTTAAAGATAACATCCAGATCTAAATAAGGTTGTTCAATTAATGGGTTGATCTCGCCTTTTACTTTCATTGGTGCATATTTCTCGATACTACCGCTGATATCAACCGTTGCTTTTGTTCCTGGAATACTAGACACATGGCCAATATTACCTTTTAGTTGTTCGATACCCGATGAGAAATTTGGCGTTAAAGAATTATCTGCAAAGAACGCTGAGCCGTTATTAAACGCGATTTTTCGGACGCTTAATGCAAATGGTTTTTCTTTCTTACCCTTTGCCGCAGTGGGTGCTGGCTTCTTCTTTTTAGCTGTTGATTGAGCAATGATCAAATCACCAATATTAGTGCTTCGGTCTTCATTAATCACAACTCGTGCATAGGGCTGACTTAAACTTAGCGTATCGACTGCTAATTTGTTTTTTTGTAAATCAAAATCAAACTTATTGACCGCCAATGAGCGCCATTTTACAAATGGTTTTCTTAACTTATTATCACGAATTGAGAGGTGATTTACTTGAACGCCACCACGAACTTCAACTTTACCTTTTGCATTTGCGTCTAACTTAGCTTGCGTACTCACTTCCCCTTTGGTTAGCGTCGCATTTACAGCGGTTGCTAAATAAGGTTGGAATTGCGCTAACTTCAGTGATTTTACATCAATATCAGCTAATACGGCTTGTTGTTTAGCATCCGCTTGCCCTTTAACGCTGATATCACCTTTACCATTAACCGACGTAAAGAAATCAAAATCAATCGGTTTAGATAAATCACTCACGATCTGACTTGTGGTTATATTAATTGGAGAGATCTGCCATTGATGGGCTTTTTTAGTAACGACTTTCTCTTCAACGTTTAATTGGTAATTTTTTATGTCTACCTCATCCAGAGTGATCAACCACGCAGGAGAATTGTTCTCAGATTTTGGTTCTATTGACGCTTCTTCTTTGACTTCCTTTTGAGGCACGGATTCTTGTGAAAGAAATTTAGGCGTAAATAAGGTGACTAAATCAGCGCCTTTATCATCTACTTTTGCGGATACATTCAGTCCTTGGGAAGTAATAGAAGCAATGTTAACGGTTTGATTTTCAACATTGGTCGCAATCTTATTCACTGAAAAGTTAGGCAGAGAAACGATGGATTTATCGTCTGCATTAAAATTCACATCATCAAGAGAGAACATCCCTTTCGCGGTCGAAATGCTCATTGCATCATCCGCTTCTGTTTCACCAATTATTTGTGCAATATGATAATTTGATGAGAAGTTCACTTCACCCGACGTTAATTTTGCGATGATGTCTTTTTCAATGAATCCCCATAAACGTGGTAATTGAATATGCTGAACATTGATATCCCCCACCACTTCTAGCGGTTTTAATTGAACTTGACCAGCCAACTCAACCGTACCAGAATCCACATCGGTAATGTGTAGGCGGTAGTCGTTCTTTTTCTCTACATCCGTCAGTAAGCTTTGGGTCGAAAACTCACCAAGCGTGATAGTAATATTTGGATAAGCAAGCTGAGTTCCTGTTACTCCATCTAATAAACGAACCTCACCTTGAGTTAAGGCGGTGTGTTTAATCAATACAGGAAATAACGGTGCCTTTCTATCAATGACTTCATCAGTCTTTGGTTCTGGTTCTTCTGTTGTCACCGTATTACGAGCAACAGCATCGATAATATCACTAAAATTAAACCGCAATTCATTCGTATTATTTACACGCTCAAGATTAATGTAGGGCTTATCAAGGGAAATATATTCGACCGAAACAGCGGCATTAAAAATAGATTGCCAAAAATTAACCTGAACACTGGCATGTTCAAACTGTACGAACGGTTTGTCATCTTCTAAAATAGCGAATTGATGAACATCAAGCTGAAGTGTAAAAGGATTGATTGTAATATCGGTTAATGTCACAGGACGTTCAATCAGTTTTGATACTTGCTCTGGGATTTGTTGCTTAGCAATATAAGGAACAACTAGCCCAAGTAAAGCAGCATAAAAAAGGTATGCGCTTAATGTATACGCACTCCAACGAATGTATCGAGGAAAAGCACGAAACGTTGCAACTGCTGCTTTAAATTTGTTCGACATTATGGCTCTCTACTCCTACGTCTATATCGACAATAATCTGATACTCATCTGGATAACTCTCGTTTAAGAAACTTATTCAGATAAGTATTTATCCCTGATTATTCTAAATAATGGCCATCAATGGCATAAATATAACTGTTACTGTTGTCTATAAACTCTCGGTAACATGAAAATTTTATCCCTACGGCGTAAGTATGTCTACCGCTCTTACCCCATCGGCTCACAAAATCCAAAGATATTTAGTTTGGAATAAGGATCACGACAAGTCATGGATAAATAATGTACGTATTCTTGTTGCTATGATCAATACGCAAACCATGGCATAGTCTTTTTATAATCAAAAATATAAACGTAGCTAGGACGAATTATGAATAACACTCATCTGATTGGATCATTACTATTGGGACTTTGCTCGACTTCTGTTTTGGCAAGTGTTTCAAACGTTACTCCATCACAATGCCAAGCCATGACAAATCAGAATGTCATGTCAGCCAAAGCCCCTGTGCAATGTGACCGCTTGCGTAATGTGACCTTCAATCATTATAATTTTGAAGGCAAAACAGCCACAGGAAAAGTGGTGGTACTTGATGCCGTAGCCCCTTATGTGGATCGCATTTTTAATGAGTTATATAAGAAAGGTTTTCCTATTGCTCAAGCACAACCGATTGAACAATTTGGCGGTGATGATAACAAATCAATGGATGCAAATAACACATCAGCTTTTAACTATCGTCCTATTGCTGGCAAGTCCTCTCTTTCATTACACGCTTATGGCGTGGCCGTTGACATCAATCCATTACAAAACCCATTTGTTGAATTTACCTC is a window of Aliivibrio wodanis DNA encoding:
- the putA gene encoding proline dehydrogenase — protein: MFQAKDVLVSSIVDQPLTSLWSIISPLYMVDEAQWLKELIPLAQPSEQEANMMRDQAGELIQRVRNDKQAVQMIDALLLEYSLDTKEGILLMCLAEALMRIPDSATADALIRDKLSVADWKSHLKNSDSTFVNASTWGLLLTGKVVSMDVKTDGAPSNAISRLVNKFSEPVIRQAMNQAMKIMGHQFVLGRTIEEAQKKGKPMREKGYTYSFDMLGEAALTQSDAHKYFKDYIVAIESVGRATTIAGSPDPTVSIKLSALHPRYEMANKARVMGEMCDSVLKLLERARELDVGITIDAEEADRLELSLMLFEKLYRSDIVKGWGKFGIVVQAYSKRALPVLVWLTALAKEQGDMIPLRLVKGAYWDTELKISQQLGFARYPVFTRKEATDVSYLACARYLLSEHVKGNIFPQFASHNAHTVAAISSMATHDEFEFQRLHGMGDALYDHAMDMFKRSVRIYAPVGSHKDLLPYLVRRLLENGANSSFVHRLVDANCPIESLTEHPVDTLLACPSLDNQLIPLPPQIFSDRKNSYSINFDVESEAQPFEALVKEQMTTYWQGGPIVNNSRYYESMIKDGSADLHKISSPYDRSNGVGSLVWSSKEQVSDALTIAHDFFPTWQSTPVSERAEYLDLLANKLEENMPELVALCHKEAGKTIHDSIDEVREAVDFCRYYAVQAKLNFTTPETIVGFDDVSHQIARQGRGVFVCISPWNFPLAIFLGQVAAALVAGNTVVAKPAEQTSLIAVRSMELLLETGIAPQAVHLLPGDGKTVGAPLTSDHRVAGVAFTGSTETAQLINRTLANRTFEGKGVAPVPFIAETGGQNAMIVDSTALPEQVVRDVVRSAFASAGQRCSALRVLFVQQDIADRIVNLIKGAMAELSVDLPELHSTDVGPVIDTKAKEKLLAHIEKMTIEGKLVAQAELPDWAEKGDFVPPTAFEIESIGQLENEQFGPILHIVRFKAEDLDNIVTEINGTGFGLTMGIHSRNEVTYTRIEKNSKVGNCYINRDQVGAVVGVQPFGGQGLSGTGPKAGGPRYLFRYTQAQQITSIATTSTK
- a CDS encoding HTH-type transcriptional regulator, AraC-family translates to MSMQWISPAQIIMLPEERDLHSHEYHQLVIGLKGQAEFEINGKSSLIYAAKVGIIPAYQEHAFSSLHQAEVLVLNFPQFFEDRELASRVNELFSQPGYYQLDGQIQNLIQLLVCEIQASVNDHLLNKACSDTIISLLHRHLIDENSEKKVQRLNSDVIDNFITQHIGSKITVSQLASTVFLGESQFYAIFKQEFGTTPHQYIIVKRLDFAKKLLNQSLLSIGEIAQQTGFANQSAFSHAFVKYKGISPSKYRHLHFIRN
- a CDS encoding putative exported protein → MSNIKSRIIMNRKGLPALALLLSPALFTSIALANTDAPPAPQAVDSVASIDTKLTHKRNEVKQLESTVINDQNRLRELRNQNSTLDEKAQQLDAKRKLAQRNLDEQYNRMIDDPDLDITPFQKQYQDSWKAVKENQIAKLAIQQDIQEQTRVLKTSSSKKQRALDELEILGESRQEARVLRLQEELIAQDTLDVVHTITCKMSMTLSACSSQGKTLSMQKAVNNFQQQLINGFTESDSVKQHIDNVSLNIHVLDSAILDSGFNGSNRYTTKLQASLRARPNSTAACQMLGLENRYCIEQSTAQTSNDKIKKEKKWVGITIRSNRHEDNVTVNGVNYGSTPVDVMLPAGQHQVTVEKAGFEPYSRQMSLTKDMTVWAELKDQENRPKPGKKFADRLSNNQQAPQMVVIGSGNYHIGKNAKQNISISKAYSIAATPVTVNQFDAFVASSGYITEAEKGAGCNAINGGETKRHQNQNWRKPGFEQSKNAPAVCISKKDAETYAQWLTKQTGFKYTLPSEAQWEVAARAGSKAAYWWGSDIGSGNANTGWGGSSWANKSTSPVGSFGANPYGIYDTAGNVWEWTNTKSGVVRGGAWSFAPTKAKVYESLELNPSTSANYTGFRVVRSL
- a CDS encoding membrane protein → MQESLDISWALMGLFSLTLIIPFTINRIYQLDLAKEIGISVFRMVAQLAFIGLYLEFVFQLNNPLLNTLWIILMIGIGSSSIISKAKLPRKQLLLPVATGLLVGLSPLVILLSSVIIQPTPLYSAQYVIPLAGMLLGNSLSGNIVALQNLFTAFKERESEYHAAIALGASPHYATLPFVRAAMQKAFAPIMASMATTGLVTLPGMMTGQILGGVNPMVAIKYQLLILIAIFVMLTISVTITLQLTLKHNISKEGKVLVRFLDQ
- a CDS encoding putative aldo-keto reductase, yielding MEYTTLGSSNVSVSRICLGSMTWGQQNSQEDANQQIEYALSQGINFIDTAEMYAVPPSPETYGKTETIIGNWLAENPERRKEIVLATKIAGPGLPWVRNAGAITGEAVIAAVDSSLARLQTDYIDLYQLHWPNRTSPHFGKHFPNQFKFSDFDAKKEEADMLEILQALNECIKAGKIRHIGLSDDTPWGINTYLKLSAKYDLPRMVSIQNEFSLLHAKDWPYLIENCIHEDVAYLPWSPLAGGMLSGKYLDGKMPEGSRWTFSQRNGIFRDTPAANEAVKAYMEVAEKHGYTPCQLALAWCDQVDGVTSTIIGATSLEQLKEDIEAFSKPLSEEALADINVVFRKFPMPF
- a CDS encoding membrane protein; this encodes MSNKFKAAVATFRAFPRYIRWSAYTLSAYLFYAALLGLVVPYIAKQQIPEQVSKLIERPVTLTDITINPFTLQLDVHQFAILEDDKPFVQFEHASVQVNFWQSIFNAAVSVEYISLDKPYINLERVNNTNELRFNFSDIIDAVARNTVTTEEPEPKTDEVIDRKAPLFPVLIKHTALTQGEVRLLDGVTGTQLAYPNITITLGEFSTQSLLTDVEKKNDYRLHITDVDSGTVELAGQVQLKPLEVVGDINVQHIQLPRLWGFIEKDIIAKLTSGEVNFSSNYHIAQIIGETEADDAMSISTAKGMFSLDDVNFNADDKSIVSLPNFSVNKIATNVENQTVNIASITSQGLNVSAKVDDKGADLVTLFTPKFLSQESVPQKEVKEEASIEPKSENNSPAWLITLDEVDIKNYQLNVEEKVVTKKAHQWQISPINITTSQIVSDLSKPIDFDFFTSVNGKGDISVKGQADAKQQAVLADIDVKSLKLAQFQPYLATAVNATLTKGEVSTQAKLDANAKGKVEVRGGVQVNHLSIRDNKLRKPFVKWRSLAVNKFDFDLQKNKLAVDTLSLSQPYARVVINEDRSTNIGDLIIAQSTAKKKKPAPTAAKGKKEKPFALSVRKIAFNNGSAFFADNSLTPNFSSGIEQLKGNIGHVSSIPGTKATVDISGSIEKYAPMKVKGEINPLIEQPYLDLDVIFKSVELTTVNPYSGTYAGHYIDKGQLTLALNYQLENNQLKGSNHVIIDQLQLGKASDSDIATSLPLELAIALLQDNNGVIDLGVEVSGDVNDPEFGLGAVIWDTITNIITKAVTAPFSFIAGLAGSDEELNIIAFEFGANTLTAEEQEKLQTLGTALETRPKLKLTVDGAVNAAEDSKALALVQFNEKLAETAQMTVAELPANLSATTIPTSGPLSNALKALYETESGQDANDVKDRIEQEQAEKGTELTDEALTQRWHIVLYNLTLNKQEVAKGELGHLAQQRAQAVKAYLVDVVKVDASRVFLLDSRFDIEQDTSSVLLSLEAK
- a CDS encoding putative exported protein, coding for MNNTHLIGSLLLGLCSTSVLASVSNVTPSQCQAMTNQNVMSAKAPVQCDRLRNVTFNHYNFEGKTATGKVVVLDAVAPYVDRIFNELYKKGFPIAQAQPIEQFGGDDNKSMDANNTSAFNYRPIAGKSSLSLHAYGVAVDINPLQNPFVEFTSWGTATFKPLKGHEYANRMLQRFGKEDRKGFAEEIISTFTSNGFIYWGGYWDTPIDFQHFQTSRDMAYLMTAMPTKEASKFFTNYVNWVQSCQNNYGSENMNSFKDYSSYLQTELKTTTSLNRLYKANPNAVMQAINKKAQVSKSGCFKP